Proteins encoded together in one Porites lutea chromosome 2, jaPorLute2.1, whole genome shotgun sequence window:
- the LOC140928672 gene encoding uncharacterized protein, whose amino-acid sequence MDLTVEVPMPGPLFDGFEHRHIGKTIHMKDEVKILTLPNGVEIKFEQIIALAGDFYGLPENPIIDPCKVETEEDSGRDVRFRDAYETLACAPKDELQKELNKLLATLEKETEEGRSIDSKTWDEITGGKWFFGLPVKEGRMLELAENNHDHFLPYAKDAYLTGHQLAIEKAREASQYPQDPALKKKLLHEAFSMEAFTCHFLTDSFASGHIRTPRVELGKATTLGKDGHLLCKYMHDEDNKYGLRVTNLRGDKWIAYGDGMLLEEKSKDNLKVAAEAVQKSVDQVYEAYTNPSGSLDPSQVTDLIPFVDQEERNNSPMFQMIDGKLLRRSDLNDLQGTTTTASWWGPTTVAMVQVYKPENSAI is encoded by the exons ATGGATTTGACTGTTGAAGTGCCGATGCCCGGTCCCCTCTTTGACGGATTTGAACACCGCCACATTGGAAAGACAATACACATGAAAGATGAAGTCAAGATATTAACGCTTCCAAACGGTGTGGAAATTAAGTTTGAGCAAATTATAGCCCTTGCTGGGGATTTCTATGGATTGCCCGAAAACCCAATTATTGACCCCTGTAAAGTAGAAACAGAGGAGGACTCTGGTCGTGACGTTCGCTTCCGTGATGCATACGAAACTCTAGCATGCGCACCGAAAGATGAATTACAGAAAGAGCTGAACAAACTGTTAGCTACCTTGGAGAAGGAGACTGAAGAAGGAAGAAGCATTGATTCTAAAACGTGGGACGAAATCACTGGTGGTAAATGGTTCTTTGGCCTTCCAGTCAAAGAAGGGAGGATGTTAGAGCTGGCTGAGAATAATCACGACCATTTTCTTCCTTATGCAAAAGACGCATACCTGACGGGTCATCAGTTGGCAATAGAAAAAGCAAGAGAGGCCAGTCAATATCCACAGGATCCTGCATTGAAAAAGAAACTCCTTCACGAAGCATTTTCAATGGAAGCATTTACGTGTCACTTTCTTACTGACAGCTTCGCTAGTGGCCACATTAG GACGCCAAGAGTTGAATTGGGAAAAGCAACTACTCTAGGAAAAGATGGCCATTTATTATGTAAGTATATGCACGATGAGGACAACAAATATGGTCTGCGGGTGACAAATCTAAGGGGTGATAAATGGATTGCATATGGTGATGGTATGCTTCTGGAAGAAAAGAGCAAAGATAATTTAAAGGTAGCAGCAGAAGCTGTGCAGAAATCAGTTGATCAAGTCTACGAGGCCTACACAAATCCTTCCGGATCTCTTGATCCCTCTCAGGTAACCGACCTGATACCTTTTGTTGATCAGGAGGAAAGAAACAATTCTCCAATGTTTCAGATGATAGATGGGAAGCTTCTCAGAAGATCAGACTTGAACGATCTCCAGGGTACTACTACAACTGCCAGTTGGTGGGGACCGACAACAGTAGCAATGGTACAGGTTTACAAACCTGAAAACTCTGCTATATAG
- the LOC140927048 gene encoding uncharacterized protein, with translation MDLTASRRFVEVVSFDSSIEHPKIGEKIHLKDEFRKITLPNGVEVKFEEIIGLAGDFYGLPENPIIDSFKKEEEDFLRKQRFRGAYNTLARAPKDELQKELDKLLDFFRKERVLDAETADEITGGVWFLGIPVIQGRKLELAENNYDHFLPYAKDAYLTGHQLAIEKAREASQYPRDPELRKKLLHEAFSKEAFACHFLTDSFASGHIRTPRFELGRATILGKKGHLLSKYMHDEDNKYGLRVTNLRGDKWIAYGDGMLLEGKSRDNLRIVVKAVQISVDQVYEAYSNPTKALDPSVVTEFIPFIDIEETNNAPLFQVKDGKVHRRSNINDLQDTSTTENWWGLTTLVKITLCCYKPRNSSV, from the exons ATGGATTTAACTGCGAGTCGTCGTTTCGTTGAAGTAGTTTCATTTGACTCCTCAATCGAACACCCAAAAATTGGTGAAAAAATACATCTAAAAGATGAATTTAGGAAAATAACACTCCCAAACGGTGTAGAAGTTAAGTTCGAGGAGATTATAGGCCTCGCTGGAGACTTTTATGGATTGCCTGAAAACCCAATTATTGATTCCTttaaaaaagaagaggaagacttTTTACGAAAACAGCGCTTTCGAGGTGCCTACAACACACTTGCAAGGGCACCAAAGGATGAATTACAGAAGGAACTTGACAAGCTGTTGGATTTCTTTAGGAAAGAAAGAGTCCTGGATGCAGAAACAGCGGACGAAATCACTGGTGGTGTCTGGTTCCTCGGCATTCCAGTTATACAGGGAAGAAAGTTAGAACTGGCTGAGAATAATTACGACCATTTTCTTCCTTACGCAAAAGACGCATACCTGACGGGTCATCAGTTGGCAATAGAGAAAGCACGAGAAGCCAGTCAATATCCACGAGATCCTGAATTGAGGAAGAAACTCCTTCATGAAGCATTTTCAAAGGAAGCATTTGCGTGTCATTTTCTTACTGACAGCTTTGCCAGTGGCCACATTAG GACACCAAGATTTGAGCTGGGAAGGGCGACCATTCTTGGAAAAAAAGGCCATTTACTTAGTAAGTACATGCATGACGAAGACAACAAATATGGTCTGCGTGTGACAAATCTAAGGGGTGATAAATGGATTGCATATGGTGATGGGATGTTGCTCGAAGGAAAGAGCAGAGATAATCTTAGGATTGTGGTAAAAGCTGTGCAGATTTCAGTTGATCAAGTGTACGAGGCGTACAGCAACCCTACCAAAGCTCTTGATCCTTCTGTGGTGACCGAATTTATACCTTTTATTGACATCGAGGAGACAAACAACGCCCCACTTTTTCAGGTGAAGGATGGGAAAGTTCACAGAAGATCAAACATAAATGATCTTCAGGACACAAGTACTACTGAAAATTGGTGGGGGCTAACAACGTTAGTAAAGATAACTTTGTGTTGTTATAAACCTAGAAACAGTTCTGTATAG